A region from the Balaenoptera acutorostrata chromosome 6 unlocalized genomic scaffold, mBalAcu1.1 SUPER_6_unloc_4, whole genome shotgun sequence genome encodes:
- the LOC130706603 gene encoding NUT family member 2G-like, which yields MGSSPSESHAGQGAQRHDQDRHRGVSDEACPPAIDFEALHRPIRTDTGPFVLRVFVPFRGRQAGKGGWTPGFPPQAPPPAAQLAPIIRPVNSGPWPHDTSREGRLATNQSNASQDGSSNTQREYSNFRRWQHIKPLARRHFHLSPDAEAFSCFLIPVLRSVARLNPNMPLEEGLWRAVQEWRCRSNPDRVIYYERAEKFMEFAAEEEMHIQHLQCMQCAQDLPPPAPPKLDPRGPPAPSGPRAQPSHPKPHRSQRNPEPKAPKVIPPETVREYVDRMEALAGHVHSATGKSPAECGKDGNELNQEEDDTYLDPCLLSCIDELRSREDSVTKVEAVIHPRFLAELFSPDPQLDVLALAEELEQEEGLTPEELVQKQLLDLKEEEGGLAAPSHSAPGMGSSPSESYAGQGAQRQVVVMASTVGSCDLRADTGG from the exons atgggctcaagtccatctgagtcccacgccggccaaggtgcccagaggcacgaccaagaccgccatcgaggggtcagtgatgaagcctgcccaccagcgattgattttgaggctcttcataggcccatcCGAACAGACACTGGCCCGTTCGTGCTCAGAGTCTTTGTTCCCTTTCGAGGACgtcaggctggcaagggaggctggaccccaggctttcctcctcaagctccaccaccagctgcccagctggcccctatcattcgccccgtgaactctgggccatggccacatgacacttccagggagggccgcctggccacaaaccagtccaacgcctcgcaggatggctcctctaacacccagagagagtacagtaacttccgacgttggcagcacatcaagcccctggcccggagacactttcacctgagtcctgatgcagaagctttttcctgctttctcat cccagtgcttcgatccgtggcccgcctgaatcccaacatgccgctggaggagggactgtggagggccgtgcaggaatggcggTGCAGAAGCAACCCTGACCGGGTGATCTACTACGAGAGGGcggaaaa gttcatggaatttgcggccgaggaggagatgcacattcagcatttgcagtgcatgcagtgcgcgcaggacctgcctcctccagccccaccgaagctggatcctcgggggcccccagccccg tccggccccagggcccagccctcgcacccgaagccacacagatcccagcggaacccggagcccaaggcgcccaaggtgattccccctgagactgtgagggagtatgtggacaggatggaggcgCTGGCGGGGCACGTCCACTCAGCCACAGGCAAGTCACctgcagaatgtggaaaggacggaaatgagctgaaccaggaagaggacgacacctacttggacccgtgtctcttgagctgcattgacgagctgcgttcccgggaagactctgtcaccaag gtggaggcagtcattcaccctcgattcctggcagaattgttttccccagacccacagctggatgtcttggcccttgctgaggagctggagcaggaggaaggactcacccctgaagaa ctggtgcagaaacaactcctggacttgaaagaggaggaaggtgggctggcagccccgagccacagtgcacccggaatgggctcaagtccaTCTGAGTCCTACGCcggccaaggtgcccagag